From a single Micromonospora carbonacea genomic region:
- a CDS encoding Lrp/AsnC ligand binding domain-containing protein — translation MVQAYILIQTEVGRARDVAGLIGDLPGVVRVDAVTGPYDVVVLTEANTVDELGKLIVSNVQMVPGITRTLTCSVVRL, via the coding sequence GTGGTACAGGCGTACATCCTCATCCAGACAGAGGTGGGTCGGGCGCGTGACGTGGCCGGCCTGATCGGCGACCTTCCCGGCGTGGTGCGGGTCGACGCCGTCACCGGGCCGTACGACGTGGTCGTGCTCACCGAGGCCAACACGGTCGACGAGCTCGGCAAACTCATCGTCAGCAACGTGCAGATGGTGCCCGGCATCACCCGCACCCTCACGTGTTCGGTGGTGCGCCTGTAA